The following DNA comes from Mucisphaera calidilacus.
TAGCCGGTGAGGAGGACGGCGAGGAGGATGTACCAGATGTAGGCGAGTGCCTCGTGGGTGGTGACGGCGAGGAGGAGGGTGTTATCGATGGTCATGCCTTGGGCTCCTCATCGGACGAGACGCGTGGGAGGTTGGCGTTGGCGAGACCGGGTTTGGTCTGGTGTCCCTTGAAGACGTCGAAGAGTCCGCCGGTGGATTCGCCGAAGCCCTCGTCGGGTGGTTCGGGTCCGGCCTGGATCTTTCGGTTGAGGACGTAGAGCCAGATGGCGCCGAGGAGGAGGTAGATGACGAGGAACATGATGATGGAGAAGAGGACCTGTTCGGCGGCGACGACCTTGCTGACGCCGTCGTCGGTCCGGAGTCCGGCGATGCGTGAGCCGTCGTCGGTGCGTTCGTAGCGGATGTAGCCGTCGGGGTCGCGGAGGGGTGTTCCCTGTGCGTCGCGTTCGATGGTGGGGTGTACGATCCAGGGTTGTCGCCCGACCTCGGCGGCGATCCAGCCGGCCTGGTTGGCGACGACGGCGGGGAGGACGGAGATGACGAAGAGCCACATGAGCCATCGGCTCTCGTAGAGGTTGCCGCGGTAGAGCCGCCAGCAGCTGTAGAGTCCGAGGATGACGAAGAAGACGCCTGCGCCGAGCATCATGCGGTAGGTGAAGAAGGGGATGATGACGGGAGGGCGGTGTTCGGGTCGGAATTCGTTGAGGCCGAGGACGGGTTCGTTGAAGTCTTCGTGGACGAGGAAGCTGAGGAGCCCGGGGATCTCGATGTTCCAGGCCCAGTTCTGGTTTTCGACGTCGGGCCATCCGATGATCTGGAGTTCGGCGTTGGTTTCGGTTTCGAAGAGTCCCTCGAAGGCGGCGAGCTTGGCGGGCTGGTAGTGGTAGACGTTCTGGGCCTGGAAGTGTCCTGAGATGGCGATGGCGACGGAGCTTACGGTGGCGAGGATGAGGGCGCCGGCGAAGCTGCGTCGTGCGAAGTCGACGTGCTTGTTTTTGAGGATGTACCAGGCGCAGATGCTGAGGATGAAGAAGGCGCCCATGATGAAGCAGCCGAGGAGGACGTGGGTGAGTCGGTGTGCGGTGGAGGGGTTGAGGACCATGGCCCAGAAGTCGGTGACCTCGGCGCGCATGACGGGCGTGCCGTCGATGACCCAGGGTTCGGTGATGATGCTGCCGGCGTCGTCGCGCATGACGTGGCCGTTTTCGTCGAGGACGTTGCGCATCATGGGGACGACGTGGCTGCCGGCGGGCGTCTGCTGCCAGGAGTTGGCGACGACGATCCAGATGCTGGAGAAGATGGATCCGAGGGCGACCATGAGGGTGCTGAAGAAGTGCATCTTCGGGCCGACGCGGTTCCATCCGAAGACGAGGACGGCGAGGAATCCGGATTCGAGGAAGAAG
Coding sequences within:
- a CDS encoding cytochrome ubiquinol oxidase subunit I, which codes for MDFLDVVLLSRIQFALTIMFHYLFPPLTIGMGVVLVYLGGMYLRTKDPAYRQAQKFWTRVFALNFAIGVASGIVMEFQFGTNWAAYSRFVGDVFGSALAAEGIFAFFLESGFLAVLVFGWNRVGPKMHFFSTLMVALGSIFSSIWIVVANSWQQTPAGSHVVPMMRNVLDENGHVMRDDAGSIITEPWVIDGTPVMRAEVTDFWAMVLNPSTAHRLTHVLLGCFIMGAFFILSICAWYILKNKHVDFARRSFAGALILATVSSVAIAISGHFQAQNVYHYQPAKLAAFEGLFETETNAELQIIGWPDVENQNWAWNIEIPGLLSFLVHEDFNEPVLGLNEFRPEHRPPVIIPFFTYRMMLGAGVFFVILGLYSCWRLYRGNLYESRWLMWLFVISVLPAVVANQAGWIAAEVGRQPWIVHPTIERDAQGTPLRDPDGYIRYERTDDGSRIAGLRTDDGVSKVVAAEQVLFSIIMFLVIYLLLGAIWLYVLNRKIQAGPEPPDEGFGESTGGLFDVFKGHQTKPGLANANLPRVSSDEEPKA